A window from Candidatus Poribacteria bacterium encodes these proteins:
- a CDS encoding M14 family metallocarboxypeptidase, with translation YPIQCVRLSRDESVPTILVFGGTHGDEPAGVEAALAFIETGHAPWLDRLRFEVVPCLNPWGYVHESRHNRQDIDLNWAFDRENLPEIAAVRALVAGRRFEAFIDLHEDWESPGYYLYELRRDGEPVGPEITRRAAKVCPIDTRPEIEGMEALNGVILPPDTRAADRRGAGIPIALFQRHTSHLVTSETPSSLALEPRVRAHEIALETIIAAHSAQ, from the coding sequence TACCCGATCCAGTGCGTGCGCCTATCTCGCGACGAGAGCGTACCGACGATCCTCGTGTTCGGCGGAACGCACGGCGACGAGCCCGCCGGCGTCGAAGCCGCGCTCGCGTTCATCGAGACGGGACACGCGCCCTGGCTCGACCGCCTCCGGTTCGAGGTGGTCCCATGCCTTAACCCGTGGGGGTATGTCCACGAGTCCCGGCACAACCGGCAGGACATCGACCTGAACTGGGCGTTCGACCGGGAAAACTTGCCGGAGATCGCCGCCGTCCGCGCTCTGGTCGCCGGTAGGCGTTTCGAGGCGTTCATCGACCTGCACGAGGACTGGGAGAGCCCGGGGTACTACCTCTACGAGCTGCGTCGTGACGGCGAGCCTGTAGGACCGGAGATCACCCGGCGAGCCGCGAAGGTGTGTCCGATCGACACACGCCCTGAGATCGAGGGCATGGAGGCCTTGAACGGCGTCATCCTTCCGCCGGACACGCGCGCAGCCGACCGACGCGGCGCGGGCATCCCCATTGCGCTGTTCCAGCGGCACACGTCCCACCTCGTCACGTCGGAGACGCCCAGCTCGCTTGCCCTGGAACCCCGCGTCCGCGCCCACGAGATCGCGCTGGAGACGATCATCGCGGCGCACTCGGCGCAATAG